In the Thermococcus sp. MAR1 genome, one interval contains:
- a CDS encoding iron ABC transporter permease encodes MKVSKWSENLFGTPIFDPVVTTSFLFPLLYLVAFLIIPVLTMLAIAFEYNGHLSFHWFTSILTSDYYISFRPTGEFYRLITMPNGEQIYYVQGVDFGVILNSLLVSISVMILTTILGTIFAFVMARYDFPGKNIVRILLFVPLLVTPFVNVFIVKKMFLPNGLINWLFYDMLHLFPHRIVIDGLVGVIVAQTMTYYPIVYLNAYASFINIDPTLEEQAENLGSSSFHLFRTVTFPLALPGIAAGATLVGIFSLEDLAAPIVFQGNALARKLMSFQIYSAFTSGFNVGSPQLAALALIMLTIAILMFLGIRKYVSLRQYAMLSKGGRWKPRVAKPKGWQAALIYLVVLPMLLISIFPQVGVVLLAFSESWSGTWPQGFTTSHIQSIITQPDIERVIMNSVMYSTAAIIVILLLSLTASYASSRFKKSKLGPVLDSLSTIPIAVPGIVIAMSYFFFFAKVFPNTPLDPTNLLGFNPAMVLVLAYSIRRLPFAARSISAGIQQVHVSLEEAALNLGAGRWKALTGILMPLILLNLLGGAMLSFVYCMSETSVGITLGSINPEYYPITARMVELMTSAVGSANLAAALGVFLMTVQIIAIVLANVITKQRYSFIGLT; translated from the coding sequence ATGAAGGTTAGCAAATGGAGCGAGAATCTCTTTGGAACGCCCATCTTTGACCCTGTCGTGACGACATCGTTCCTGTTCCCCCTCCTGTACCTAGTGGCTTTCCTCATAATACCCGTGCTCACTATGCTGGCCATCGCCTTCGAGTACAACGGACACCTCTCATTCCACTGGTTCACCAGCATCCTGACGTCGGACTATTACATCAGTTTCAGACCGACGGGCGAATTCTACAGACTTATCACGATGCCCAACGGGGAGCAGATATACTACGTTCAGGGCGTTGACTTTGGAGTTATCTTAAACTCCCTGCTTGTCTCGATAAGTGTCATGATACTGACGACGATTCTCGGAACGATATTCGCCTTCGTCATGGCCCGTTACGATTTTCCGGGCAAAAACATCGTTAGGATTCTCCTCTTCGTGCCCCTCCTTGTCACGCCGTTCGTCAACGTCTTCATCGTCAAGAAGATGTTCCTCCCCAACGGCCTCATTAACTGGCTGTTCTACGACATGCTTCACCTGTTTCCACACAGGATCGTCATCGATGGCCTAGTCGGCGTCATAGTGGCCCAGACCATGACCTACTACCCGATAGTCTACCTCAACGCCTACGCGAGCTTCATAAACATCGACCCCACCCTCGAGGAGCAGGCGGAGAACCTCGGAAGCAGCAGCTTCCACCTCTTCAGAACGGTCACCTTCCCGCTCGCCCTTCCGGGAATCGCGGCCGGTGCAACCCTCGTCGGCATATTCAGCCTTGAGGATCTCGCTGCACCCATAGTCTTCCAGGGCAACGCCCTAGCGAGAAAGCTCATGTCCTTCCAGATCTACAGCGCGTTCACCAGCGGTTTCAACGTTGGCAGCCCTCAGCTTGCAGCACTCGCCCTGATAATGCTCACTATAGCCATCCTGATGTTCCTCGGCATCAGGAAGTACGTTAGCCTGCGCCAGTACGCGATGCTCAGCAAGGGCGGAAGGTGGAAGCCGCGCGTGGCCAAGCCAAAGGGCTGGCAGGCCGCTTTGATTTACCTCGTCGTCCTCCCGATGCTCCTCATTTCGATATTCCCCCAGGTGGGTGTGGTTCTCCTCGCCTTCAGCGAGAGCTGGTCCGGAACCTGGCCCCAGGGCTTCACCACCTCCCATATCCAGAGCATCATCACGCAGCCCGACATCGAGAGGGTTATAATGAACAGCGTGATGTATTCCACAGCGGCCATAATCGTCATCCTCCTGCTCTCGCTCACTGCATCCTACGCGTCCAGCAGGTTCAAGAAGAGCAAACTCGGCCCGGTTCTCGACAGCCTCTCGACCATCCCGATAGCGGTTCCGGGTATCGTCATAGCTATGAGCTATTTCTTCTTCTTCGCCAAGGTGTTCCCGAACACGCCGCTTGACCCCACCAACCTGCTCGGCTTCAACCCGGCAATGGTCCTAGTGCTGGCGTACTCCATAAGGCGTCTGCCCTTCGCAGCGCGCTCCATATCGGCGGGAATCCAGCAGGTGCACGTGTCCCTAGAGGAGGCGGCACTCAACCTTGGCGCCGGAAGGTGGAAGGCACTCACGGGAATCCTCATGCCGCTGATACTCCTGAACCTTCTCGGTGGTGCAATGCTGAGCTTCGTCTACTGTATGAGCGAGACCAGCGTTGGAATAACGCTCGGTTCAATAAACCCCGAGTACTACCCGATAACCGCCAGAATGGTCGAGCTCATGACGAGCGCCGTTGGAAGCGCAAACCTCGCGGCCGCGCTCGGTGTCTTCCTCATGACCGTGCAAATCATAGCCATTGTCTTGGCGAACGTGATAACCAAGCAGAGGTACTCATTCATAGGTCTCACATGA
- a CDS encoding ABC transporter substrate-binding protein: MKKWASFGLILLLALSVVASGCISGGGGESSGITLVIVTRHDATIQYMAKQAFLQSDIAKQYNIKDLKFIKVPKSLWPSYIEKGADVGWGGGPTLFDDLYKAGYLAPITDEKVLGLVGNQIPTQLAGMPMIRKEGDKVYWIAAALSSFGFTVNKAQLKKWNLPVPEKWEDVASEQWALNPPQYGIADPTRSTSNTRIYQIIVQAFGWDQGWRIMTLIAANSKIYMQSDAVRDAVINGEIAAGNTIDFYGYTAMQQNPDCQYIVPKGESIINGDPIALLKNAQHPEAAQAFIYWVLTEGQAVWMSPDVNRLPINPNIFDMKITKTYADVIFKGQHEGQTYGQVRPALKKAYQDAINAQGIPFDDKRALETVSALQYYFKATLVDPNQKLHDAWVAIVQAYKDGKITKEQFEQLKDELTAPIQFKDPETGQMVTFTEEYAKKINDKITKDRNFQDQLVQEWRQAAGNKYDKVLQNLQSMTG; the protein is encoded by the coding sequence ATGAAGAAATGGGCCTCATTCGGTCTTATCCTGCTTCTTGCCCTCAGTGTTGTAGCCAGCGGCTGCATCAGTGGCGGCGGTGGCGAAAGCAGCGGCATAACCCTCGTTATCGTCACCAGACACGACGCCACCATACAGTACATGGCCAAGCAGGCCTTCCTTCAGAGCGACATAGCCAAACAGTACAACATCAAGGACCTCAAGTTCATCAAAGTTCCCAAGAGCCTCTGGCCGAGCTATATCGAGAAAGGAGCTGACGTTGGGTGGGGCGGAGGTCCGACCCTATTCGACGACCTCTACAAGGCCGGCTATCTCGCGCCGATAACGGACGAGAAGGTTCTCGGCCTCGTAGGCAACCAGATTCCGACCCAGCTCGCTGGAATGCCGATGATTAGAAAGGAAGGCGATAAGGTTTACTGGATAGCCGCAGCGCTTTCATCGTTCGGATTCACAGTCAACAAGGCCCAGCTCAAGAAATGGAACCTTCCGGTTCCGGAGAAGTGGGAGGATGTGGCCAGCGAGCAGTGGGCCCTCAATCCACCCCAGTACGGCATAGCCGACCCAACTAGGAGCACGTCCAACACGAGGATTTACCAGATCATAGTCCAGGCATTCGGCTGGGACCAGGGCTGGCGCATAATGACCCTCATAGCGGCCAACTCTAAGATATACATGCAGAGTGACGCCGTCAGGGATGCTGTTATAAACGGCGAGATAGCGGCTGGAAACACCATTGACTTCTACGGCTACACCGCCATGCAGCAGAACCCTGACTGCCAGTACATAGTCCCGAAGGGAGAGAGCATCATCAACGGCGACCCGATAGCTCTCCTCAAGAACGCCCAGCACCCGGAGGCGGCGCAGGCCTTCATTTACTGGGTTCTCACCGAGGGTCAGGCGGTCTGGATGAGCCCCGACGTCAACAGACTCCCGATCAACCCGAACATCTTCGACATGAAGATAACCAAGACCTACGCTGACGTCATATTCAAGGGCCAGCACGAGGGACAGACCTACGGTCAGGTCAGGCCAGCCCTCAAGAAGGCGTACCAGGACGCCATAAACGCCCAGGGAATACCCTTCGACGACAAGCGTGCCCTTGAGACCGTCAGCGCACTTCAGTACTACTTCAAGGCCACCCTCGTTGATCCGAACCAGAAGCTCCACGATGCCTGGGTTGCCATAGTGCAGGCATACAAGGACGGCAAGATAACCAAGGAGCAGTTCGAGCAACTCAAGGACGAGCTCACTGCCCCGATACAGTTTAAGGACCCCGAGACCGGCCAGATGGTCACCTTCACCGAGGAGTACGCCAAGAAGATAAACGACAAGATAACCAAAGATAGGAACTTCCAGGACCAGCTCGTCCAGGAGTGGCGCCAGGCTGCCGGCAACAAGTATGACAAGGTCCTTCAGAACCTTCAGAGCATGACCGGTTAA
- a CDS encoding metallophosphoesterase — MNVKRALAIIVALLALAAVLSAPVRAETSVIPGEIILRPLPGVPAIGLPGDTIEVQPAEGVTIQELQIVSILHGPYDLKILGTEDGVVKAKIPEEVAPDVYFLIVKSDKGEVTIPNGVWVMKEAPKVLKIAQGSDFHVTSGSKMGFVCGEYFQKSIPEILKYCDDPIPMHSYTATDSFMTYYAMVDSGEVNLMVSTGDDVDTNGDKRGYQLFDLAILHGTAAGMPFIGIKGNHDHPPTYYSKYVGPRYFYEVIGNFLIIGLDSRGEERHPEMEQLHWMEDVLKSHPNKTVIVLVHHPFWYKTDEGKYGTIKGYTAFDDNDWSALMKYVSWDWAGRDGQYQDIARYFLQLVEKYNVRLILAGHIHHDKPILYIDKDGNEHWFYTLTTTGAPDKTSNPPSKADIQKGYKTPSWYGSQVIYVYPNGTVSFPEMDDVLHPGISSLPVPQKFVVLRQNGEDGTAVHFFNNLGKAVSGPLVVRIPEGAKVDPDATTITYKVIAEREIGGNYYMLLNVTVPEGESQLAVVKEKDTQKPTVEFGYISPRKPKPGTLIKVFFDANDNVGIKSAKIEVIEDGKVVATYPAFSTDPWDVKGNYFSQFTVNSSKFTLKVIVEDFYGNTAETTYEHTATTTTTTSTPSEGKGVCGPAALVAIAILPLFFRKKK, encoded by the coding sequence ATGAACGTTAAGAGGGCCCTTGCAATAATAGTTGCCCTTCTCGCCCTCGCGGCGGTTTTATCGGCTCCAGTTAGGGCAGAGACCTCAGTGATACCGGGAGAGATAATACTGAGACCCCTCCCGGGTGTTCCGGCAATAGGTCTCCCCGGGGACACAATAGAGGTGCAGCCGGCAGAAGGAGTCACAATCCAGGAGTTGCAGATAGTATCGATACTCCACGGCCCGTACGACCTTAAGATACTGGGAACCGAAGATGGTGTCGTCAAGGCAAAGATACCCGAGGAGGTGGCTCCAGACGTTTATTTCCTAATCGTGAAGAGCGACAAAGGAGAAGTGACAATTCCAAACGGCGTCTGGGTCATGAAAGAAGCACCAAAGGTTCTCAAGATCGCCCAGGGAAGCGATTTCCACGTGACGAGCGGCTCGAAGATGGGCTTCGTCTGTGGGGAGTACTTCCAGAAGAGCATCCCCGAGATACTCAAGTACTGCGACGACCCGATACCCATGCACAGCTACACCGCCACCGACAGCTTCATGACGTACTACGCGATGGTCGACAGCGGTGAGGTAAACCTGATGGTAAGCACCGGCGACGACGTTGACACCAACGGTGACAAGAGGGGTTACCAGCTCTTCGATCTGGCAATCCTCCATGGAACCGCCGCTGGAATGCCCTTCATAGGTATCAAGGGCAACCACGACCACCCGCCGACCTACTACTCGAAGTACGTTGGCCCCAGGTACTTCTACGAGGTCATCGGGAACTTCCTCATCATCGGTCTTGACAGTCGTGGCGAGGAGAGGCATCCCGAGATGGAGCAGCTCCATTGGATGGAGGATGTCCTTAAATCTCACCCGAACAAGACGGTCATAGTCCTGGTCCACCACCCCTTCTGGTACAAAACCGACGAGGGGAAGTACGGCACCATAAAGGGCTACACTGCCTTTGACGACAACGACTGGAGCGCCCTCATGAAGTATGTAAGCTGGGACTGGGCCGGCAGAGATGGCCAGTACCAGGACATAGCCAGGTACTTCCTCCAGCTCGTCGAGAAGTACAACGTCAGGCTCATCCTGGCGGGCCACATACACCACGACAAGCCGATACTGTACATCGACAAGGACGGGAACGAGCACTGGTTCTACACTCTAACCACCACGGGAGCGCCGGACAAGACCAGCAACCCTCCGAGTAAGGCGGATATCCAAAAGGGCTACAAGACCCCAAGCTGGTACGGTTCCCAAGTCATATACGTCTACCCAAACGGGACCGTAAGCTTCCCTGAGATGGACGATGTCCTCCACCCGGGAATAAGCTCCCTGCCGGTTCCACAGAAGTTCGTCGTCCTCAGGCAGAACGGTGAGGATGGAACCGCCGTTCACTTCTTCAACAACCTCGGCAAGGCCGTCAGCGGCCCTCTCGTGGTTCGGATACCCGAAGGCGCCAAGGTTGACCCCGACGCGACCACCATAACCTACAAGGTCATCGCGGAAAGAGAGATAGGCGGCAATTACTACATGCTACTGAACGTCACTGTGCCCGAAGGTGAGAGTCAGTTGGCGGTTGTCAAGGAGAAGGACACCCAGAAGCCGACCGTCGAGTTCGGCTACATCTCGCCAAGGAAGCCGAAGCCGGGAACGCTTATCAAGGTCTTCTTTGACGCCAACGACAACGTCGGAATAAAGAGCGCCAAGATTGAGGTCATCGAGGACGGAAAGGTCGTGGCAACGTACCCGGCGTTCTCGACCGATCCATGGGACGTCAAGGGCAACTACTTCAGCCAGTTCACAGTGAACTCCTCGAAATTCACCCTGAAGGTAATCGTGGAGGACTTCTACGGCAACACCGCCGAGACCACGTACGAGCACACTGCCACGACAACGACAACAACAAGCACCCCGTCTGAGGGTAAAGGTGTCTGTGGACCGGCCGCCCTGGTAGCGATAGCCATTCTTCCGCTTTTCTTCCGGAAAAAGAAGTGA
- a CDS encoding Lrp/AsnC family transcriptional regulator codes for MPGIDEKDREILRILRKEGRITLTELGKRVGLSPASVKNRVEKLEKLGAIRGYSAIVDPAFLDEYVQAFFELKLAIDDHTVDPILRRIARLEEVQSLYRRSGERQILVRASFHDTDEVKAFAGRLKRFFGKNLERVEVTLIIDTFKENWVSSEGKRR; via the coding sequence ATGCCGGGAATAGACGAGAAGGACAGGGAGATACTCAGAATCCTCCGGAAGGAGGGCAGGATAACCCTCACAGAGCTCGGGAAGAGGGTTGGCCTATCCCCAGCGAGCGTGAAGAACAGGGTAGAAAAGCTGGAGAAGCTCGGGGCAATTAGGGGCTACTCAGCCATCGTTGACCCTGCTTTCCTCGACGAATACGTTCAGGCGTTCTTTGAGCTGAAGCTTGCCATAGACGACCACACCGTTGACCCAATTCTGAGGCGGATTGCTCGGCTGGAGGAAGTTCAGAGCCTCTACCGGCGCAGCGGCGAGAGGCAGATACTCGTGAGGGCGAGCTTCCACGATACAGATGAAGTCAAGGCCTTCGCCGGAAGGCTCAAACGGTTCTTTGGCAAAAACCTTGAGCGGGTGGAGGTTACGCTCATAATAGACACCTTCAAGGAGAACTGGGTGTCCAGTGAGGGCAAGAGGCGCTGA
- a CDS encoding ABC transporter ATP-binding protein — protein MVDVKLENIVKTFGETVALKGIDLHIKAGELFTLLGPSGCGKSTTLRIIAGLDFPDSGTIYFGDEEVTYLPSSKRGAVLVFQNYALWPHMTVFDNVAYGLKLKKLSKEEIRKKVEWALELVKLKGFEDRYPTQLSGGQQQRVAIARALVVEPKVLLLDEPLSNLDAKLRLEMRSEIRRIQRELGITVIYVTHDQEEAMAISDRIAVMNVGTVEQVGTPKEIYESPRTEFVASFMGKTNVIPAKVVEREGDKVTVEFEGIRLDGLHYTDKSDDVVIVIRPERIQLKPTENAVSFTGTVDLIEYYGFFTEVVGLFGDTRIIARTISDREVANLRPTQPVTFYVERDDIIVLPKQQL, from the coding sequence ATGGTTGACGTCAAGCTTGAAAACATCGTTAAAACTTTCGGAGAAACCGTTGCCCTTAAGGGGATAGACCTTCACATAAAAGCCGGCGAGCTCTTCACACTGCTCGGACCGAGCGGCTGTGGAAAGTCAACAACGCTGAGAATAATAGCCGGCCTAGACTTCCCGGACAGCGGAACAATATACTTCGGAGACGAAGAGGTCACCTATCTCCCCTCCAGCAAGCGTGGAGCGGTGCTCGTCTTCCAGAACTACGCCCTCTGGCCGCACATGACCGTATTCGACAACGTTGCCTACGGCCTAAAGCTCAAGAAGCTCTCCAAGGAGGAGATACGGAAGAAGGTGGAGTGGGCGCTTGAGCTGGTCAAGCTCAAAGGCTTCGAGGACCGCTATCCTACACAGCTTTCCGGTGGTCAGCAGCAGCGTGTTGCCATTGCCAGGGCCCTTGTGGTGGAGCCGAAGGTTCTCCTCCTGGACGAGCCGCTGAGCAACCTCGACGCGAAGCTACGCCTTGAGATGCGTTCGGAGATAAGGAGAATCCAGCGCGAGCTCGGAATTACAGTTATCTACGTCACCCACGACCAGGAAGAGGCCATGGCCATAAGCGACAGGATTGCCGTCATGAACGTCGGAACTGTCGAGCAGGTCGGAACGCCGAAGGAGATATACGAGAGCCCCAGGACCGAGTTCGTGGCAAGTTTCATGGGCAAGACCAACGTTATCCCGGCCAAGGTCGTGGAGAGGGAAGGCGACAAAGTCACTGTTGAATTCGAGGGTATAAGGCTCGACGGCCTTCACTACACAGACAAGAGCGACGACGTTGTCATAGTCATCAGGCCCGAGAGGATACAGCTCAAACCGACTGAGAATGCAGTTTCCTTCACGGGAACCGTCGACCTCATCGAGTACTACGGCTTCTTCACCGAGGTCGTTGGCCTCTTCGGGGACACCAGGATAATTGCCAGGACGATAAGCGACAGGGAAGTCGCCAATCTGAGACCAACTCAGCCAGTGACCTTCTACGTCGAGAGGGATGACATAATCGTCCTTCCAAAGCAGCAGCTTTAA
- a CDS encoding DUF447 domain-containing protein, whose translation MLELFKEGQVYEVLLVTKSNVTPVGVVRRGNRLFFRLFGGKSAEELKECPYASIQITNDAELLVKLGLNFPVNLEFEGIENFRWIKGLPGFYGRVDAHEEPYEDELGETMILVCSMTPEGEISGNLPSRPLSRADCMLIEMAVDLTRLIVAVGSGKRELSLKLAEKIDENYGLYLRFGGGSETAERIVAWKRELLREVQ comes from the coding sequence ATGCTGGAGCTGTTTAAAGAGGGGCAGGTTTACGAGGTTCTTCTGGTCACCAAGTCAAACGTCACCCCAGTAGGAGTTGTGAGGAGAGGAAACAGACTGTTCTTCAGGCTCTTCGGCGGAAAGAGCGCAGAGGAGCTTAAGGAGTGCCCCTACGCATCGATACAGATAACCAACGACGCCGAACTCTTGGTGAAGTTAGGACTGAACTTTCCGGTGAACCTTGAGTTTGAGGGAATCGAAAATTTCAGGTGGATAAAAGGACTACCCGGGTTCTACGGAAGGGTTGATGCCCACGAAGAGCCATACGAGGACGAGCTTGGAGAGACTATGATTCTTGTGTGCTCCATGACCCCCGAGGGGGAGATAAGCGGAAATCTCCCGAGCAGGCCCCTCAGCAGGGCGGACTGCATGCTGATAGAGATGGCCGTTGATCTGACGCGACTCATCGTTGCCGTCGGTTCTGGAAAGAGAGAGCTATCGCTGAAGCTGGCTGAGAAAATAGATGAAAACTACGGCCTCTATCTTCGTTTCGGCGGAGGTTCAGAGACTGCGGAGAGAATCGTGGCATGGAAAAGGGAACTGCTGAGGGAAGTCCAGTAA
- a CDS encoding DUF4350 domain-containing protein, giving the protein MRKAAIILAVFVFFGVFGFAMASATTIGVDLSHGESDKGLAVLTDKNGNVLAEGMIKTITDVNWVYIGDPALADQLGIQSVGEKITADALKDVDFLIIGQPSQPFSNDEIKALEDWWNQGGKILWVAADSDYGDGKDRIDYADSILDALGVHLRVDQASVEDATSNAGAGYRVVGLVNPEANTPNKDMLTKDLKNGGKVLFHGPGVVAYVDDDGNWKPIPGGGGIENVYVIVTSSGDGQIVENTDPAAQAYTAGSTGQFPLMAVEVFPDKKNVLIVSGETPYGGYEPMWSPTYHGVDLDGPQFVTNFIHWAINLQQSLGKEEGGGSTCGPAALVGLALIPIALYRRKR; this is encoded by the coding sequence ATGAGGAAGGCTGCAATAATACTTGCGGTGTTTGTTTTCTTTGGAGTGTTTGGATTTGCCATGGCCAGTGCCACCACCATCGGTGTTGACCTCTCCCATGGTGAAAGCGACAAGGGCCTGGCAGTGCTGACGGACAAGAACGGCAACGTCCTCGCCGAGGGAATGATCAAGACCATAACGGATGTCAACTGGGTTTACATCGGTGACCCCGCTCTCGCGGACCAGCTTGGAATACAGAGCGTCGGCGAGAAGATAACAGCCGATGCCCTCAAGGACGTTGACTTCCTTATCATAGGCCAGCCCAGCCAGCCCTTCAGCAACGACGAGATAAAGGCCCTGGAAGACTGGTGGAACCAGGGCGGAAAGATCCTTTGGGTTGCGGCTGACAGCGACTACGGCGACGGTAAGGACAGGATTGACTACGCCGACTCAATTCTCGACGCCCTTGGAGTTCACCTGAGGGTTGATCAGGCTTCAGTTGAAGACGCCACCAGCAACGCTGGCGCTGGCTACCGTGTCGTCGGTCTCGTTAATCCCGAAGCCAACACCCCGAACAAAGATATGCTCACCAAGGACCTCAAGAACGGTGGAAAGGTTCTCTTCCACGGCCCGGGTGTCGTCGCTTACGTTGACGACGACGGCAACTGGAAACCGATACCGGGTGGAGGAGGCATCGAGAACGTCTACGTCATCGTCACCAGCAGCGGTGATGGACAGATAGTTGAGAACACCGACCCAGCGGCCCAGGCCTACACCGCCGGTTCAACCGGCCAGTTCCCGCTCATGGCGGTTGAGGTTTTCCCAGACAAGAAGAACGTCCTCATCGTCAGCGGTGAGACCCCCTACGGCGGCTACGAGCCCATGTGGAGCCCGACCTACCACGGCGTTGACCTCGACGGCCCGCAGTTCGTCACCAACTTCATCCACTGGGCCATCAACCTCCAGCAGAGCCTTGGCAAGGAGGAGGGTGGCGGAAGCACCTGCGGTCCGGCCGCTCTCGTCGGACTCGCCCTCATACCAATCGCCCTCTACAGGAGGAAGAGGTGA
- a CDS encoding tyrosine--tRNA ligase produces the protein MDIERRIELIKRKPTEELLTEENLRHLLEVGVPMQHYIGFEISGYIHLGTGLMAGAKIADLQKAGIKTRIFLADWHSWINDKLGGDLEVIQKVALSYFKEGMKQSIKVMGGDPEKVEFVLASEILEKGDYWQTVIDISKNVTLARMMRSITIMGRQMGEAIDFAKLIYPAMQVADIFYQGVTIAHAGMDQRKAHVIAIEVAQKLKYHPLEWKGEKLKPVALHHHLLLGLQEPPVWPIESEEQFKELKTQMKMSKSKPYSAVFIHDTPEEIKQKLRKAFCPAKEVKYNPVLDWAEYIIFREEPVEFTIHRPAKFGGDVTYTTIEELKRDFAEGKLHPLDLKNAVAEYLIELLKPVRDYFERNPEPLELMREIKITR, from the coding sequence ATGGACATTGAGAGAAGGATAGAGCTTATCAAGAGAAAGCCCACGGAGGAGCTCCTGACCGAGGAAAACCTCAGGCACCTGCTCGAAGTCGGCGTTCCGATGCAGCACTACATCGGATTTGAGATAAGCGGTTACATTCATCTGGGAACCGGTTTGATGGCCGGGGCGAAGATAGCCGACCTTCAGAAGGCTGGAATCAAGACGAGAATTTTCTTAGCTGACTGGCACAGCTGGATAAACGACAAGCTCGGTGGAGACCTTGAGGTCATCCAGAAGGTCGCGCTGAGCTACTTCAAGGAGGGCATGAAGCAGAGCATTAAGGTAATGGGCGGCGACCCGGAAAAGGTCGAGTTCGTTCTGGCCAGCGAGATACTGGAGAAAGGTGACTACTGGCAGACCGTCATAGACATCTCCAAGAACGTTACCCTCGCGAGAATGATGCGCTCCATAACGATAATGGGCAGGCAGATGGGTGAGGCCATAGACTTCGCCAAGCTGATTTACCCGGCGATGCAGGTGGCTGACATTTTCTACCAGGGAGTTACGATAGCCCACGCCGGAATGGACCAGAGGAAGGCCCACGTTATAGCGATTGAAGTCGCTCAAAAGCTGAAATATCATCCCCTTGAGTGGAAGGGGGAGAAGCTTAAGCCGGTCGCTCTGCACCACCACCTCCTGCTCGGCCTTCAGGAACCGCCGGTCTGGCCGATAGAGAGCGAGGAGCAGTTCAAAGAGCTGAAGACCCAGATGAAGATGAGCAAGAGCAAGCCCTACTCCGCTGTATTTATCCACGACACGCCGGAGGAGATAAAGCAAAAACTCAGGAAGGCCTTCTGCCCCGCTAAGGAGGTCAAGTACAACCCGGTTTTAGATTGGGCCGAGTACATAATCTTCCGTGAAGAACCAGTCGAGTTCACAATCCACAGACCGGCCAAGTTCGGCGGCGACGTCACCTACACGACCATTGAGGAGCTCAAGAGGGACTTCGCCGAGGGCAAGCTCCACCCGCTCGATTTGAAGAACGCGGTCGCTGAGTACCTCATCGAGCTCCTCAAGCCGGTCAGGGACTACTTCGAGAGGAACCCGGAGCCCCTTGAGCTGATGCGGGAGATAAAGATTACCCGCTGA